A portion of the Lolium rigidum isolate FL_2022 chromosome 1, APGP_CSIRO_Lrig_0.1, whole genome shotgun sequence genome contains these proteins:
- the LOC124675252 gene encoding uncharacterized protein At1g66480-like, producing the protein MGNSIGGRRKGAKVMQLDGTAFRVKPPAYAGAVLHDHPGFQLLESEQVKLLGVRARPLEHDALLRPGRLYFLVALPKPVAPPRRAWSGALHVGARERLESLMLTRRSTSDLTFPTGTAPASPAASDGGPVQLRMRLPKAQLAKLMGESRDSAEAAAKIMQLCAANAAGSGAVTPERFAPRTPERSPLFVPTPDWGTGVRLPQTPEHSPRFVPTPDWGAGRFSQTPEQSPRFAATPEWGARFMMPTPERDTGMTAKTPAERWSALTGTPGGKPSRKEKRTRFVALPDEIIA; encoded by the exons ATGGGCAACAGCATCGGCGGCCGGCGGAAGGGCGCCAAGGTGATGCAGCTGGACGGCACGGCGTTCCGGGTGAAGCCGCCGGCGTACGCGGGCGCGGTGCTGCACGACCACCCGGGCTTCCAGCTCCTCGAATCCGAGCAGGTCAAGCTCCTCGGCGTCCGAGCGCGCCCACTGGAGCACGACGCGCTGCTCCGCCCGGGCCGGCTCTACTTCCTCGTCGCGCTGCCGAAGCCCGTCGCGCCCCCGCGCCGCGCCTGGTCCGGCGCGCTCCACGTCGGCGCGCGCGAGCGGCTCGAGTCGCTCATGCTcacgcgccgctccacctccgacCTCACTTTCCCCACCGGCACCGCGCCGGCCTCGCCAGCCGCCTCCGACGGCGGGCCTGTGCAGCTCCGGATGCGCCTGCCCAAGGCGCAGCTGGCCAAGCTCATGGGCGAGAGCCGGGACTCCGCCGAGGCCGCCGCCAAGATCATGCAGCTCTGCGCCGCCAACGCGGCCGGGAGCGGCGCCGTTACGCCGGAGAGGTTCGCGCCACGGACGCCCGAGCGGAGCCCGCTGTTCGTGCCAACGCCGGACTGGGGCACCGGCGTTCGGCTCCCGCAGACGCCCGAGCACAGCCCGCGGTTCGTGCCCACGCCCGACTGGGGCGCCGGCAGGTTCTCCCAGACGCCGGAGCAGAGCCCGAGGTTCGCCGCGACGCCCGAGTGGGGCGCCAGGTTCATGATGCCCACGCCGGAGAGAGATACCGGCATGACGGCGAAGACGCCGGCCGAGAGGTGGTCCGCGCTGACCGGCACGCCGGGCGGCAAGCCCAGCCGGAAGGAG AAGCGAACGCGGTTCGTCGCCTTACCAGACGAGATAATCGCCTGA